In Longimicrobiaceae bacterium, the genomic window TGGCGGCGGGGGACTTCACCCGGCTCCTGAACGAGTCGCCGCCCGACTCGCTCCAGCTCCCGGCCCGCTTCGGCATCTGCCAGGCGTACCAGCGCCTCTCGCCCAAGCCGCCGCTCGACCAGGAGTACACGCAGGCCGCGGTCACCTACTGCGAGTCGGTGGCCTCCTACTACCCGGGGACCTCCCAGGCCAACCAGGCGACGCAGTGGGTCGGGGAGCTGAGGAGCCGGCTGGCGCAGAAGTCGTACGAGACCGGGATGTTCTACTTCAAGCGGGGCGCGTACGACGCCGGGGTGATCTACTTCAACCAGGCGGTGGAGCAGTACCCGGACACGCCGGTCGCGCCGGCGGCGCTCCTGCGGATCGCGGAGAGCTACGACCGGATCGGCTACAAGGAAGAAGCGGCCGAGGCCCGCGCCCGGCTCCTGCGCGACTACCCGCAGAGCACCGAGGCCCTGACCCAGCAGCGCGCCGCGGGGAGTGGCACCACCGGCTGAGGTGCAGCGGATCGGGGTGCTGGGCGGTACCTTCGATCCGCCGCACCACGGCCACCTGATCGTCGCGGCGGACGTGCACGCCGCGCTCGGGCTCCACCGGACGCTCCTGGTCCCCGCCGCGGTGCCGCCGCACAAGCGGCACACGGTGCAGGCCTCCCCGGAGGCGCGGCTGGAGATGCTCCGCGCGGCCGTGCGGGGGGACCCCCGCTTCGAGGTGGACGACCTGGAGCTGCGGCGTCCCGGTCCGTCGTACACGGTGGACACGCTGCGCGCCCTGCGGGAACGCTACCCGGGCGCGGAGCTGTTCTTCGTCATCGGGGCCGACAACGTGCAGGAGCTCGGGTCCTGGCGCGAGCCGGAGGAGATCGTCCGGCTCGCGCGCATCGTTGCGGTCCCGCGCGGGTGTGAAAACGCAGACGCGGACGCCCCGTTCCCCTTCCTTTCCGTCCCGGTGAGCCGAGTCGGGATCTCGGCGACCGACATCCGCCGGAGGGTGGCGGCCGGGGAGTCCATCCGATATCTGGTGCCCGACCCGGTGCGCGACGTCGTCGCGCGCGAGGGGCTGTATCGGGAGCCCGTACCTTCAGGGAAGAACCCATGCTGAAGAAAGTCGTAAACGCCCTGTTCGGGACGAGCCATCAGCGCGAGCTGAAGCGTCTCTGGCCCCTCGTGGACCGCATCAACGAGGAGTGGGAGCGCCTGCAGGACGTCTCCGAGGAGGAGCTGCGCGGCCAGACGGCCAAGTTCCGCGACTTCATCCGGGAGTCCACCGCCGAGGTGGAGGCGGAGCTGGAGGAGCTCCGGGCGCAGAAGCGCCGCTCCGAGAGCGCCGCCGAGCGCGAGGGGATCGCGCAGCAGATCGGCGACGCGGAGGCCCGCCTCAAGGCCGCCATCGAGGCCGCGCTCGACGAGATCCTCCCCGAGGCGTTCGCGACCGTCAAGGAGGCCTGCCGCCGCATGGTGGGCACCGAGGTGAGCGTCACCGGGAGCACGCTGACCTGGGACATGGTCCCGTACGACGTGCAGCTCATCGGCGGGATCGTGCTGCACCAGGGGAAGGCCGCGGAGATGGCCACGGGCGAGGGGAAGACCCTGGTGGCCACCCTCCCGCTCTACCTGAACGCCCTCGCCGGGCGGGGCGCGCACCTGGTCACGGTCAACTCGTACCTGGCGCAGCGCGACTCCGAGTGGATGGGGCACGTGTACCGGTACCTGGGGCTCACCGTGGGGTGCATCGACCTCCACGAGCCCAACACCCCGGCGCGGCGCGAGGCGTACCACGCCGACATCACCTACGGCACCAACAACGAGTTCGGGTTCGACTACCTGCGCGACAACATGGTCCACTCCGCGGACCAGCGCGTGCAGCGGGTGCACCACTACGCCATCATCGACGAGGTGGACTCGATCCTCATCGACGAGGCGCGGACCCCGCTCATCATCTCCGGACCCGTCAGCTCCGAGGCCAACACGGCGTACGGGCGCTACAACCCGATGGTCGCCGACCTGTACCGCCGGCAGACGCGCATCGTCGCCGAGCTGATCGCCGACGCGGAGAAGGCCATCGCCGAGGGCGACAGCTACCGCGCCGGGGAGCGGCTCCTGGCCGCCAAGCGCGGGGTGCCCCGGAGCAAGAAGCTCCTGAAGATGCTCTCCGACGACCCGGGGCTGCAGAAGCTGATCGGGAAGGTGGAGGCGGACTACATGCGCGAGAAGCGGCTCCACGATCTGGACGAGCAGCTC contains:
- the bamD gene encoding outer membrane protein assembly factor BamD, coding for MRPASLLRLSLALAGLLLLAACGGKQGPAQLAPDVLFERGMNAYRAGSYGRAVDLLDRFLQGNLGDPRTAEARMALARSRMERRDYLLAAGDFTRLLNESPPDSLQLPARFGICQAYQRLSPKPPLDQEYTQAAVTYCESVASYYPGTSQANQATQWVGELRSRLAQKSYETGMFYFKRGAYDAGVIYFNQAVEQYPDTPVAPAALLRIAESYDRIGYKEEAAEARARLLRDYPQSTEALTQQRAAGSGTTG
- the nadD gene encoding nicotinate-nucleotide adenylyltransferase, whose protein sequence is MAPPAEVQRIGVLGGTFDPPHHGHLIVAADVHAALGLHRTLLVPAAVPPHKRHTVQASPEARLEMLRAAVRGDPRFEVDDLELRRPGPSYTVDTLRALRERYPGAELFFVIGADNVQELGSWREPEEIVRLARIVAVPRGCENADADAPFPFLSVPVSRVGISATDIRRRVAAGESIRYLVPDPVRDVVAREGLYREPVPSGKNPC